The following coding sequences lie in one Rutidosis leptorrhynchoides isolate AG116_Rl617_1_P2 chromosome 4, CSIRO_AGI_Rlap_v1, whole genome shotgun sequence genomic window:
- the LOC139843016 gene encoding protein FAR1-RELATED SEQUENCE 5-like produces MGGFKAHTLFSALSGGIDNVGPLPVDFNNFHRDLIQSLGDTDAHIAIEQLLMKKNTLPNFSVEYYCDHNDFLRGVFWADNISKLNYKEFGDIVGFDATYGTNMYNMVFVPLTGVDNHKKLVIFGAALLASESIESFSWFLDCFLKVFVTEPGLVSTDQDPAMLEAIKIKFKTAQHRYVGRELFSNKDFCKQMNNIFWNQELNAEKFEKCWQHVLDEFGLHDVDWFKDMYAMKEKWIPCFFRDTPIAGLMRTSSLCESENSFFIKCKNKHSKLLIELHARDFYTPTMFLLVQEEIFQSSISYVQISSTIGENEDKQLCVIEEKFPLPRLNWKYRVTFNVKTAEASCSCLLFTREGRLCRHIFYMYHVHDVVAIPMVHLLRRWSKEVSETFNSIFVYYDDKSESKKIINHVFNKLRKVSSLCRDDLDKLVSFRDKFDVLICDFFGSTSDEPSTSTRGEHINRLWGFSKPVNSNIRAPENIRNKGQHRSNRILSSKEVVVKKHVKTSACKRCGIHGHNVRTCTTDLTQLHNSKNKGKNVIDFELEDESEEDDEDLAYEDEDSDSD; encoded by the exons ATGGGTGGATTTAAAGCTCACACACTTTTTAGTGCTCTTAGTGGTGGTATTGATAATGTTGGTCCTTTGCCTGTAGATTTCAATAATTTTCATCGTGATTTGATCCAATCTCTAGGTGATACTGATGCACATATTGCTATTGAACAACTGCTTATGAAGAAAAATACTTTACCTAACTTCAGTGTCGAGTATTACTGTGATCATAATGATTTTTTACGTGGGGTTTTTTGGGCTGACAATATTTCTAAGTTGAACTACAAAGAGTTTGGTGATATTGTTGGCTTTGATGCTACATATGGTACAAATAT GTATAACATGGTTTTTGTACCTCTCACTGGAGTTGATAACCATAAGAAGCTTGTTATTTTTGGAGCTGCTTTATTAGCTAGTGAAAGCATAGAATCGTTTAGTTGGTTTCTTGATTGTTTTCTCAAAGTTTTTGTGACTGAACCGGGCTTAGTGTCCACTGATCAAGACCCAGCAATGTTGGAGGCTATTAAAATAAAGTTTAAGACTGCGCAGCATCGGTAT gttggtCGTGAGTTGTTTTCAAATAAAGATTTTTGTAAGCAAATGAACAACATATTCTGGAATCAAGAGTTGAATGCTGAAAAGTTTGAAAAGTGTTGGCAACATGTTTTAGATGAATTTGGCTTGCATGATGTCGATTGGTTTAAAGATATGTATGCTATGAAGGAGAAGTGGATACCGTGTTTTTTCCGAGATACACCAATAGCTGGATTGATGAGAACGTCATCACTTTGTGAGAGTGAAAATTCATTCTTTATAAAATGCAAGAACAAGCATTCTAAATTG CTAATTGAGTTGCATGCTAGGGATTTTTATACACCAACCATGTTTCTGTTAGTTCAAGAAGAAATATTTCAGTCTTCTATCTCTTATGTGCAAATCAGCTCAACCATTGGAGAGAATGAAGacaaacaattatgtgtaattGAAGAGAAATTTCCTCTTCCTCGTCTAAACTGGAAATATAGG GTTACTTTTAATGTTAAAACTGCTGAAGCCAGCTGTTCGTGTTTGCTTTTTACACGTGAAGGTCGTTTATGTAGGCACATATTTTATATGTATCATGTTCATGATGTTGTTGCTATCCCTATGGTTCATTTGTTGAGGAGGTGGTCAAAGGAGGTATCTGAAACATTTAATTCCATTTTCGTATATTATGATGATAAGTCTGAATCCAAAAAGATTATCAATCACGTTTTCAACAAGCTTAGGAAGGTTTCCTCTTTATGTCGAGATGATCTAGATAAACTTGTTAGTTTTAGAGATAAGTTTGATGTATTAATTTGCGATTTTTTTGGTTCTACTTCTGATGAGCCTTCTACATCTACTAGAGGTGAACATATTAATAGACTATGGGGATTCTCTAAACCAGTCAATTCGAATATCCGTGCTCCAGAGAATATTAGAAACAAAGGTCAACATAGATCAAATCGGATATTGTCTTCCAAAGAAGTGGTTGTTAAGAAACATGTTAAGACAAGTGCTTGCAAGCGTTGTGGAATTCATGGTCACAATGTTCGGACTTGTACTACTGACCTCACTCAACTACATAATTCAAAGAATAAAGGAAAAAATGTCATTGATTTTGAATTAGAAGACGAAAGTGAGGAAGATGATGAAGACCTTGCATATGAAGATGAAGATTCTGATTCTGATTAA